A window of the Leptospira brenneri genome harbors these coding sequences:
- a CDS encoding SpoIIE family protein phosphatase gives MSIRYKFLLILSVSQILLVIALTTSFAYLLQSVKNIPQTQRAEDLSRNFQRELEFKEEKLRLLLEEITFNSQTRGILERGLADRSVLSKELPYLQQILKRYGLSIFEIGDNQGRVLFRVHRPKDYGDDKKNQPIIRNALNGQSTAALEDGHSGLGFRLAAPLFGRGTILIGQVVDDNFTKTISKDNRIHLAIFQEGKVKTIGSDMIRLVMNEKPNLLMEEQRFHFQSKPYYLVKIPYVGSSQSVKHLVFHVLIDENEVESKTWKIWSFFVIASLVLCGVIFLISFLFSRDMVEAIKLLTTAMVDLDQWKPETLPTHRSDEIGQMGRVFVEMKEELSEHQNHLEEMVEQRTRELNETLSEMQKLQDKQDGDYFLTSLLIKPLRGSFAKSETVSIKIFERQMKQFKFRNKQSEIGGDLSVSDSIFLMGKKYTVFLNADAMGKSIQGAGGALVMGTVFKSIITRTQKLRYMQDRHPERWLKECFQEVHNVFISFDGHMLLSAILGLVDEETGTLYYINAEHPWIVLYRDGNASFIENEHSLRKIGFTEMSGDEVVIKIYPLRAGDVLILGSDGRDDLFVGQSGGNRLINDDETVFLRHVKEGGGDLNQICKTMFLFGDLTDDLSLMRISFLEEVAHAAKESTKTNVYYQMLGEGIQSYRDGEWNNAIFALELALDSEPDDLYCLRELSKLYMKSKDYEKAIELANRYLQLNPGDTDFLFYIAYAHKQRRDFVLATDFAERLRFRDPKNFNNLLLLAEILMHRRDIERSKEVLLALQEMAPENPKLLKLKNFWKKMVSTSVT, from the coding sequence ATGAGCATCCGTTACAAATTCTTATTAATATTGAGTGTGAGTCAAATTCTTCTTGTGATTGCTCTCACAACTAGTTTTGCCTACCTTCTGCAATCGGTTAAAAATATCCCCCAAACACAACGAGCGGAGGACCTTTCGCGGAATTTTCAAAGAGAACTGGAATTTAAAGAAGAAAAATTACGTTTGTTACTAGAAGAAATCACTTTTAATTCTCAAACTCGAGGGATTTTAGAAAGAGGACTTGCTGATCGTTCTGTTTTATCAAAGGAACTTCCTTATTTACAACAAATTTTAAAAAGATATGGCCTATCTATTTTCGAGATTGGAGACAATCAGGGGAGGGTTTTGTTTCGTGTACATCGCCCCAAAGACTACGGTGATGATAAAAAAAATCAACCTATCATTCGCAATGCTTTGAATGGGCAATCCACTGCCGCTTTGGAAGATGGGCACAGTGGACTTGGATTTCGATTGGCAGCTCCACTTTTTGGTCGAGGAACAATTCTGATTGGTCAAGTAGTAGATGACAACTTTACAAAAACCATTTCCAAAGACAACCGAATCCATTTAGCAATTTTTCAAGAAGGAAAAGTAAAAACTATTGGATCAGATATGATTCGTTTGGTGATGAATGAAAAACCTAATTTGTTAATGGAAGAACAAAGGTTTCATTTTCAAAGTAAACCTTATTATTTAGTTAAAATACCTTATGTGGGAAGTTCTCAATCAGTAAAACATTTAGTATTCCATGTGTTGATTGATGAAAATGAAGTAGAGTCAAAAACATGGAAAATTTGGTCTTTTTTTGTGATCGCATCACTAGTGTTGTGTGGTGTTATTTTCCTCATTTCCTTTTTGTTTTCCCGAGATATGGTGGAGGCAATCAAATTACTCACCACTGCTATGGTGGATTTAGACCAGTGGAAACCAGAAACTTTGCCTACTCATCGAAGTGATGAAATCGGGCAAATGGGAAGAGTTTTCGTTGAAATGAAAGAAGAGTTATCGGAACACCAAAACCATTTAGAAGAAATGGTAGAGCAAAGAACCAGAGAATTAAATGAAACTTTATCTGAGATGCAAAAACTTCAGGATAAACAAGATGGAGATTACTTTCTAACATCTTTGCTTATTAAACCTTTACGTGGTTCGTTTGCGAAATCCGAAACAGTTTCGATCAAAATCTTTGAACGCCAGATGAAACAATTTAAGTTTCGTAATAAACAATCTGAAATCGGTGGTGATCTTTCTGTTTCTGACTCTATCTTTTTGATGGGTAAAAAATATACTGTATTCCTTAACGCAGACGCTATGGGTAAATCCATTCAAGGTGCCGGTGGTGCTCTCGTGATGGGAACAGTTTTCAAATCAATCATCACTAGAACACAAAAATTGCGTTATATGCAAGATAGGCATCCCGAAAGGTGGCTGAAGGAATGTTTTCAAGAAGTTCACAATGTTTTTATCAGTTTTGATGGGCATATGTTACTATCCGCCATACTCGGATTAGTTGATGAGGAAACAGGAACTTTGTATTATATCAATGCAGAACATCCTTGGATTGTGTTGTATCGAGATGGAAATGCAAGTTTTATTGAGAATGAACATTCATTACGTAAAATCGGTTTTACTGAGATGAGTGGAGATGAAGTGGTGATTAAGATTTATCCTCTCCGTGCGGGTGATGTTTTAATTTTGGGTTCAGACGGACGAGACGATTTATTTGTAGGACAATCTGGTGGAAACCGACTCATTAACGACGACGAAACAGTTTTCCTTCGCCATGTCAAAGAAGGTGGCGGTGATTTGAACCAAATCTGTAAAACAATGTTTTTGTTTGGGGATTTGACAGATGATTTGAGTTTAATGAGAATCTCCTTTTTGGAAGAAGTTGCCCATGCTGCCAAAGAATCAACTAAGACAAATGTCTATTACCAAATGTTGGGAGAAGGAATTCAATCTTATCGTGATGGTGAATGGAATAATGCAATTTTTGCATTAGAACTAGCGTTAGATTCAGAACCTGATGATCTTTATTGTCTTAGAGAATTATCCAAATTGTATATGAAATCTAAAGATTACGAAAAGGCCATTGAACTTGCGAATCGTTATTTACAATTAAATCCAGGAGACACGGACTTTTTGTTTTATATTGCGTATGCTCACAAACAAAGAAGAGATTTTGTTTTGGCTACAGATTTTGCAGAAAGACTTCGTTTTAGAGATCCTAAAAATTTTAACAACCTTCTGTTACTTGCGGAAATTCTAATGCATAGGAGAGATATTGAACGTTCCAAAGAAGTTCTATTGGCTTTGCAAGAAATGGCTCCCGAAAATCCAAAACTTCTAAAACTAAAAAACTTTTGGAAAAAAATGGTATCTACTTCTGTAACTTGA
- a CDS encoding STAS domain-containing protein: MEYTESKSDGIVVLKLFGNLDMLNAGILKERIKESASQEEHKFIFDLEGVSFIDSSGFGLIMSLNDKLTELGGGLRIVNVSKTIRQIFRISKISSVIQIFESTEEAINSFQ, encoded by the coding sequence ATGGAATATACAGAATCTAAATCTGATGGAATTGTTGTCTTAAAATTGTTCGGCAACTTAGACATGTTAAATGCCGGCATTCTAAAGGAACGGATCAAAGAATCTGCATCACAAGAAGAACATAAATTTATCTTCGATTTAGAAGGAGTCAGCTTTATTGACTCTTCTGGCTTTGGCCTCATCATGTCTCTAAACGACAAATTGACTGAGTTAGGTGGTGGATTAAGAATCGTAAACGTTTCCAAAACGATTCGTCAGATCTTTCGTATTTCTAAAATTTCTTCTGTCATTCAAATCTTTGAAAGCACAGAAGAAGCCATCAACTCTTTTCAATAA
- a CDS encoding serine hydrolase domain-containing protein, whose amino-acid sequence MLFRILICIFLSLLVTNCGESEIGTFSEETKEKIRRKIKQEGFQGAVLISQDDNILFRESIYPGKKRKNSQLYKKHNFPLGESTKTFTAYVIHILEEEKKISLTDSVSKHLKWFPYSKITIGHLLRHTSGLPKIIEFLPNFDSEKNHLKRDDIKRLFLESKLKPAFPPGEYWKYSRLDYLFLSYIIEKVTGTSYSHYLKEKVFSPLGFQNTTVDSGEVLLGNSGIYSIPEDLSLFSLELKKPKLISKLSRDTLIKKTVLSDSISEDPIAFGEGVFVGDYFYWTYGKEKGISNFVYHDLKSRIFITIVSPYGKSKGDLSSVKSALTEIIFYAKKLNLRKKTNLPNEVYIEDLMKEEKVPSLGIAVFRNHGLSWKKMYGTKSQNTLFRAGSLSKTMTATATLRLVESGQLDLYSNWIGKLKTFKVSVPNTKKRSLVNLDLILSHTSGLTEKGNWDDPINSGKKHLRELKDTNTTKGNGLKLYYKPGSKSRYSGGGYSIVQEILTDRTKKSFQNLMSEVVFQPLHMTRSTFKQNLTTEDDRCDGYDEQGNLLPQKSFVTPELSSGGLWTTPEEVGILFHEVAKAKQGKSNFLTKESAEYLLSPKMSAANLTVHALVAHGFFLNRTGKTEYFFHGGHTKGHKSLAIFNTEKGYGVVIMTNSENGSKLIWRILRSISVEEKWDKFVN is encoded by the coding sequence ATGTTATTTCGGATTCTCATCTGTATTTTTCTCAGTTTATTAGTTACCAACTGTGGAGAATCCGAAATAGGTACTTTTTCAGAAGAAACCAAAGAAAAAATTCGCAGGAAAATCAAACAAGAAGGATTTCAAGGAGCAGTTTTAATTTCACAAGACGACAACATCCTTTTTCGAGAATCCATTTATCCGGGAAAAAAAAGAAAAAATTCACAACTTTATAAAAAACATAATTTTCCATTAGGTGAATCGACAAAAACTTTTACTGCTTATGTAATTCATATATTAGAAGAAGAAAAAAAAATATCATTAACTGACTCTGTATCTAAACACCTAAAATGGTTTCCCTATTCAAAAATCACCATTGGACATTTATTACGCCATACTTCTGGGTTACCAAAAATCATCGAATTTTTACCCAACTTCGATTCAGAAAAAAATCATTTAAAACGCGATGATATCAAACGACTTTTTTTAGAATCCAAATTAAAACCGGCCTTCCCTCCAGGAGAGTATTGGAAATACAGCCGACTTGATTATCTTTTTTTGTCTTATATCATAGAAAAAGTTACAGGAACATCTTATTCCCATTATTTAAAAGAAAAGGTATTTAGTCCTCTTGGGTTTCAAAATACTACAGTGGATTCGGGTGAGGTTTTATTAGGTAATAGCGGAATCTATTCTATCCCGGAAGACCTTTCTCTTTTCAGTTTGGAGTTAAAAAAACCAAAACTGATATCAAAGTTATCCAGAGATACCTTGATTAAAAAAACAGTTTTGTCTGATTCTATATCCGAAGATCCTATTGCTTTTGGAGAAGGAGTTTTTGTAGGAGATTACTTTTATTGGACTTACGGGAAAGAAAAAGGAATATCAAACTTTGTTTATCATGACTTAAAAAGTAGGATCTTTATAACAATTGTAAGTCCTTACGGAAAAAGTAAGGGGGATTTGTCTTCTGTAAAATCGGCACTAACAGAAATCATTTTTTATGCTAAAAAATTAAACCTCAGAAAAAAAACCAATCTTCCTAATGAAGTTTATATCGAAGACTTAATGAAAGAGGAAAAAGTTCCTTCACTTGGTATTGCAGTGTTTAGAAACCACGGATTAAGTTGGAAAAAAATGTATGGAACAAAAAGCCAAAACACTCTTTTCCGCGCAGGGTCACTTTCTAAAACAATGACTGCAACCGCAACACTTAGATTAGTTGAATCTGGCCAACTTGATTTATATTCTAATTGGATAGGAAAACTCAAAACATTTAAAGTTTCCGTACCTAATACAAAAAAAAGATCCCTCGTAAATCTCGACTTAATATTATCTCATACTAGTGGACTGACTGAAAAAGGAAACTGGGATGATCCAATCAATTCAGGAAAAAAACACTTACGAGAATTAAAAGATACAAACACCACAAAAGGAAACGGTTTAAAATTGTATTATAAACCGGGAAGTAAATCTCGTTATTCCGGTGGTGGGTATAGCATTGTACAAGAAATCCTAACTGACCGAACAAAAAAGTCATTTCAAAACCTAATGTCTGAAGTTGTATTCCAACCTCTACACATGACCAGAAGCACTTTCAAGCAGAACCTAACAACTGAAGATGATCGTTGTGATGGTTATGACGAACAAGGAAATTTACTCCCACAAAAATCCTTTGTCACACCAGAACTTTCCTCGGGAGGACTTTGGACAACTCCAGAAGAAGTCGGAATTTTATTTCACGAAGTAGCAAAGGCAAAACAAGGGAAATCAAACTTTCTCACCAAAGAGTCAGCAGAGTATTTACTTTCTCCCAAAATGAGTGCTGCAAATCTTACTGTCCACGCCCTCGTCGCCCATGGATTTTTCTTAAATCGCACAGGAAAAACAGAATATTTCTTCCATGGCGGGCATACAAAGGGACATAAGTCACTTGCCATTTTTAATACAGAAAAAGGTTATGGAGTGGTCATCATGACCAATTCGGAAAACGGTTCCAAACTGATTTGGCGAATCCTTAGATCCATTTCAGTGGAGGAAAAATGGGACAAGTTCGTGAATTAA
- the gpmI gene encoding 2,3-bisphosphoglycerate-independent phosphoglycerate mutase, whose product MLTLKKQPKGPLAKQVLLIVLDGVGFTEKGYENGNAVAKAQMPVLKGLWNSHPTVLLKAHGTAVGMPSDEDMGNSEVGHNVLGSGRIFDQGAKLVSQSIENGSLFIGPIWKKMVSNCKSNQSTFHFLGLFSDGNVHSHIDHLKALIDNAIKEDVKKIRLHILLDGRDVPEKSALDYLNPFEEYLDGYRKKGIDILIASGGGRMELTMDRYDADWSMIERGWNHHVEGEGRIFATAKEAIETFRTENPAVIDQYLPGFVVGDSNGKPIGKVEDNDSVVFFNFRGDRAIEISRAFTEETLTNFNRKRFPKVEFAGMMQYDGDLFIPKQYLVAPPAIDRTMGEYFANEGVAQYALSETQKYGHVTFFWNGNRSGYFNQTLETYEEVKSDIIPFDQKPEMKAKEITDNLVLALTSHKFPFLRVNYANGDMVGHTGNMDATVRGLEYLDVCLDRIKKICDETGTVLCITADHGNADEMYQLNKKGTAETSKEGKPVPKTSHTLNPVQFVLYDPKGKIKLNQNLKEKGLANVAATMMDLLGFEAPEGYHPSLINRD is encoded by the coding sequence ATGTTAACTCTAAAAAAACAACCTAAAGGTCCACTTGCCAAACAAGTTTTACTCATCGTCTTAGATGGAGTTGGGTTTACAGAAAAGGGATATGAAAACGGAAACGCCGTAGCCAAAGCACAAATGCCTGTCTTAAAAGGTCTTTGGAATTCGCATCCTACTGTTTTATTAAAAGCACATGGAACCGCAGTTGGTATGCCCAGCGACGAAGATATGGGTAACTCCGAAGTGGGTCATAATGTTTTAGGTTCAGGAAGAATTTTTGACCAAGGTGCTAAATTAGTTTCTCAATCAATCGAAAATGGGAGTTTGTTTATCGGCCCCATTTGGAAAAAAATGGTTTCTAATTGTAAATCGAACCAATCCACTTTTCATTTTCTAGGACTATTCTCAGACGGAAATGTGCATAGTCATATCGATCATTTAAAAGCTCTTATCGATAACGCAATCAAAGAAGACGTCAAAAAAATAAGACTTCACATTCTCCTTGATGGACGAGATGTCCCCGAAAAATCAGCGTTAGACTACCTTAATCCATTCGAAGAGTATTTGGATGGATATCGTAAAAAAGGGATCGATATACTTATTGCTTCAGGTGGGGGACGAATGGAACTCACGATGGATCGTTATGATGCTGATTGGTCTATGATAGAAAGAGGTTGGAATCATCATGTCGAAGGAGAAGGTAGAATTTTTGCAACTGCCAAAGAAGCCATCGAAACCTTTCGCACTGAAAATCCAGCAGTCATTGATCAATACTTACCTGGATTTGTGGTTGGAGATTCGAACGGCAAACCTATTGGAAAAGTGGAAGATAATGATTCAGTTGTATTTTTTAATTTCCGTGGAGATCGTGCCATTGAAATTTCAAGAGCTTTTACAGAAGAAACATTAACAAACTTCAATCGAAAACGGTTTCCAAAAGTCGAATTTGCTGGAATGATGCAATATGATGGAGACCTATTCATCCCCAAACAATACTTAGTTGCTCCACCTGCAATTGATCGTACTATGGGAGAATACTTTGCAAACGAAGGAGTCGCCCAGTACGCCCTCTCCGAAACGCAAAAGTATGGACACGTTACTTTTTTTTGGAACGGAAATAGATCCGGATATTTTAATCAAACTTTAGAAACTTACGAAGAAGTAAAATCAGACATCATTCCTTTTGACCAAAAACCTGAAATGAAAGCAAAAGAAATCACAGACAATCTTGTGCTTGCTCTTACTTCTCATAAATTTCCGTTTTTAAGAGTTAATTATGCAAATGGAGACATGGTTGGACATACTGGAAACATGGATGCCACTGTACGCGGTTTGGAGTACCTAGATGTTTGTTTAGATAGAATCAAAAAAATCTGTGATGAAACTGGTACAGTTTTATGTATTACCGCTGATCATGGAAATGCGGACGAAATGTACCAACTAAACAAAAAAGGAACAGCAGAAACTTCCAAAGAAGGAAAACCTGTTCCCAAAACAAGTCATACACTAAACCCAGTACAATTTGTGTTATACGATCCAAAAGGAAAAATCAAACTCAATCAGAACTTAAAAGAAAAAGGACTCGCTAATGTTGCTGCAACGATGATGGATCTTTTAGGGTTTGAAGCGCCAGAAGGATACCACCCAAGTCTAATCAACAGAGACTAA
- a CDS encoding TonB-dependent receptor codes for MISNFRLSILVFLSFTPLVIFAQDKSTKEVEVRANVENQSKNSNFAKTPTGFQKEIDLSQTNTRYTSLPDVLNREAGVRVRQYGGLGSYSTLSLRGTNPNQSKIYWNGVPINNSMGGEINLADLPFDNLEKIEIYKSGTPTGFSGSSIGGSINLVSKSKIDKPITRVNLMGGSFRTAKASVTHMDQFSGGSYFVQALQETSDQNFSYLNNKGTVLFNTYDDTIDTRRNAQFRKTGFTGNISLEFGKTKVNVLNDYIHRKQGLPGPGNRQTVAVERVFSKLSSAVTTETNEFLLQNLTLETKTYGNFSKDDFFDPKSEFSYGTPNSYTKTNQYGFQLTPTLYLLEYNQVLRASFQTEQEFFTRYEKRYNHETERKEPKKRRDSLSASFQDEIRLFSNRLFLVPQVRFERFTDRFGKDETSIRNQLIDPLTDVFYVRQAFTNPSFGIKIVWIKKENLEFGTLANISKDFRIPTFLELFGERGSIVGNTKLRPEQSRNGDFGFYLHSKPFTNWKVQSDVSIFQKRIYDMILFLPNSQFTLRPENVDQAFIRGLETSHNIIWNKGIKFNFNYTYQDAKNYSESPSLNGKYLPLRSKSQGSALLAFFKEYGEIGLEYQYIGANFRDRTNEYLGYLPARQLWNLYIQYTAYKNLESGNELILGFEVRNLSDKRVEDLVGYPLPGRSYYFTGSYRF; via the coding sequence ATGATTTCTAATTTCAGGTTATCAATTCTAGTTTTCTTGAGTTTCACTCCCCTTGTAATTTTTGCACAAGATAAAAGCACAAAAGAAGTAGAAGTTAGAGCTAATGTAGAGAACCAATCAAAAAATTCAAATTTTGCCAAAACCCCAACAGGTTTTCAAAAAGAAATAGATTTATCACAAACTAACACAAGATACACGAGCCTACCAGATGTGTTAAACAGAGAAGCGGGTGTCCGCGTTAGACAATATGGGGGACTTGGCTCTTATTCTACTTTATCTCTAAGAGGAACCAATCCCAACCAATCAAAAATTTATTGGAATGGGGTTCCTATCAATAACTCTATGGGGGGTGAAATCAATTTAGCTGATCTTCCTTTTGACAATTTAGAGAAAATAGAAATTTATAAATCAGGGACACCTACGGGATTTTCAGGATCGTCCATTGGTGGCTCTATCAATTTAGTTTCCAAATCAAAAATTGATAAACCGATCACGCGAGTCAATTTGATGGGAGGAAGTTTTAGAACCGCAAAAGCTAGTGTAACTCATATGGATCAATTTTCGGGTGGTTCTTATTTTGTACAAGCGCTCCAAGAAACTTCTGATCAAAACTTCAGTTATCTCAATAACAAAGGAACTGTTTTATTTAATACTTACGACGATACGATTGACACACGTCGCAATGCTCAATTTAGAAAAACAGGATTTACCGGAAATATCTCATTAGAATTCGGAAAAACCAAAGTGAATGTACTTAACGATTACATTCACAGAAAACAAGGGTTACCCGGTCCAGGAAACAGACAGACTGTCGCAGTAGAAAGAGTATTTAGCAAACTTTCATCAGCAGTTACAACAGAAACAAATGAGTTTCTTTTGCAAAATTTAACTCTTGAAACAAAAACCTACGGTAATTTTTCTAAGGATGATTTTTTTGATCCCAAATCTGAATTTAGTTACGGAACTCCAAATTCGTATACTAAAACCAACCAATATGGGTTTCAACTCACACCAACCTTATACTTATTAGAATACAATCAAGTGCTCCGAGCCTCTTTTCAAACGGAACAAGAATTCTTTACGAGATATGAAAAACGTTACAACCACGAAACAGAAAGAAAGGAGCCAAAAAAACGTAGGGATAGTTTAAGTGCGAGTTTTCAAGATGAAATTAGGTTATTTTCCAATCGTCTTTTTTTGGTTCCACAAGTACGCTTTGAACGATTTACGGACCGATTCGGAAAAGATGAAACCAGTATTCGTAACCAACTGATTGATCCGTTAACAGATGTATTTTATGTTAGGCAAGCTTTTACCAATCCAAGTTTTGGGATTAAAATTGTTTGGATCAAAAAAGAAAATTTGGAATTTGGAACACTTGCAAATATTAGTAAAGATTTTCGAATTCCCACCTTCTTGGAGTTATTTGGTGAAAGAGGAAGTATCGTAGGAAATACCAAACTACGTCCAGAACAAAGCCGAAACGGCGACTTTGGATTTTATCTCCACTCAAAACCTTTCACAAATTGGAAAGTGCAATCAGATGTTTCCATTTTTCAAAAAAGAATCTACGATATGATTTTGTTTTTGCCAAATTCACAATTTACCTTAAGACCAGAAAACGTGGACCAAGCTTTCATCCGTGGTTTAGAAACAAGCCATAATATCATCTGGAACAAAGGAATCAAATTTAACTTTAATTATACGTATCAAGATGCAAAAAACTATTCGGAATCTCCCTCATTAAACGGAAAATATCTCCCGCTACGTTCCAAAAGCCAAGGAAGTGCCTTACTTGCTTTCTTTAAAGAGTATGGGGAGATTGGATTGGAATACCAATACATCGGTGCCAATTTTCGAGACAGAACCAATGAATATTTAGGTTATTTGCCCGCTAGACAATTATGGAATCTTTATATCCAATACACAGCTTATAAAAATTTAGAATCAGGAAACGAATTGATTTTAGGATTCGAAGTTCGTAATCTATCAGACAAACGGGTGGAAGATTTAGTTGGATATCCGCTACCAGGTCGCAGTTACTACTTTACGGGGAGTTACCGATTCTAA
- a CDS encoding adenosine kinase, which yields MKHYDVFGVGNALVDIIAFINPSFLEKQNITKGVMTLVDESRQGQILADLHDEKKELRSGGSAANTMIAIANSGGTCCYTGKVTHDTYGEFYKKDMEEAGVLFETTPDKNGHTGTCVVLTTPDAERTMLTNLAISTSLGPNDIDVENLKKSKFVYVEGYLWDGDSTKKASELSMKVAKENNVKVSFTYSDPFCVNRSRDEFIHLTKEYVDVVFCNSEEGLALSGAKTAEEAVEFISKLCPLVFMTAGKEGAYVAENGNITLVPGFPVKPIDTTGAGDAFAAGVLYGLTQGYSAQKSARWGNYVASRIVCEVGPRLSVRLMGRQDEILNGFKDK from the coding sequence ATGAAGCATTACGACGTATTCGGCGTGGGCAACGCCCTGGTAGATATCATTGCCTTTATAAATCCCAGTTTTTTAGAAAAACAAAATATCACCAAAGGTGTTATGACTCTTGTGGATGAATCCCGACAAGGTCAGATCCTTGCAGACCTTCATGATGAAAAGAAAGAACTTCGCTCTGGAGGCAGTGCGGCTAATACAATGATTGCCATTGCAAACTCCGGAGGGACTTGCTGTTATACGGGAAAAGTAACACATGATACTTATGGTGAATTCTATAAAAAAGATATGGAAGAAGCTGGCGTATTGTTTGAAACCACTCCTGATAAAAATGGTCATACTGGAACTTGCGTTGTACTAACAACGCCTGATGCAGAAAGAACTATGCTCACCAATCTTGCAATATCTACGTCACTAGGCCCTAATGATATCGATGTTGAGAATCTCAAAAAAAGTAAATTTGTTTATGTTGAAGGTTACTTATGGGATGGAGATTCCACAAAAAAGGCTAGTGAACTTTCAATGAAAGTGGCAAAGGAAAACAATGTAAAAGTTTCTTTTACTTATAGCGATCCATTTTGTGTAAATCGTTCTCGGGATGAATTTATTCACCTAACAAAAGAATACGTAGATGTAGTTTTTTGTAATTCAGAAGAAGGTTTGGCTCTTAGTGGAGCAAAAACAGCAGAGGAAGCTGTCGAATTTATCTCTAAACTTTGTCCTTTGGTCTTTATGACTGCAGGTAAAGAAGGTGCTTATGTTGCTGAAAATGGAAACATTACTCTTGTTCCAGGTTTCCCTGTAAAACCAATTGATACAACGGGAGCAGGTGACGCGTTTGCTGCGGGAGTTCTGTATGGACTGACTCAAGGGTATTCAGCACAAAAATCAGCTCGTTGGGGAAACTATGTTGCTTCCCGTATTGTTTGTGAAGTGGGTCCTCGTTTGTCTGTCCGCCTTATGGGAAGACAGGATGAAATTTTAAACGGGTTTAAAGACAAATAA
- a CDS encoding response regulator: MTDNTLKHVLIVEDEEDIVEILRIALEFNSSYQVSFAKTGPEGLQKAIILQPDLILLDVLMPGMNGMELIEELKIFPETKEIPVAFMTSRVLKNEILEYQKRGGIGVIEKPFAPLEIAEKIQTLWEDSKKN; the protein is encoded by the coding sequence ATGACAGATAATACCTTAAAACATGTGTTAATTGTTGAAGATGAAGAAGATATTGTGGAGATACTCAGAATTGCATTGGAATTCAATTCATCTTATCAAGTCAGTTTTGCCAAAACAGGGCCTGAAGGATTACAAAAAGCAATCATCCTACAACCCGACTTAATTTTGTTAGATGTTCTAATGCCTGGAATGAATGGAATGGAACTGATTGAAGAATTAAAAATTTTTCCAGAAACCAAAGAGATCCCTGTGGCCTTTATGACATCTCGTGTTTTAAAAAACGAAATTTTAGAGTATCAAAAAAGAGGAGGCATTGGTGTGATCGAAAAACCCTTTGCCCCTCTTGAAATTGCTGAGAAAATTCAAACCCTCTGGGAAGATTCAAAAAAAAATTAA